The Coffea eugenioides isolate CCC68of chromosome 8, Ceug_1.0, whole genome shotgun sequence genome has a segment encoding these proteins:
- the LOC113780220 gene encoding uncharacterized protein LOC113780220 yields the protein MAKQHKGDKPKIRCLCRKCRNVKYYSVHVVESHLLYKGMDSTYTYWKFHGETLPNENSNVHSCCDNEHEINANNAKVNDDNIQEILEDIYWGTFNEEELNGGSNKEVSFRKEDELENFDRLFKDAKRALYHGCKKYSILLFVVKLLHLKVLNRWSNKSFTMLLQLLNDSYPDDNLLPSSYYDSRKLLGSIGLRCDLVHACKNDCVLFWKEYEGLDHCPKCLQSRWKINDGKGKKIPQKILRYFPLKPRLQRLFMSRKIASYMRWHKEKRVEEIGVLSHPADGESWKEFDKKFPWFAEDARNVRLALSSDGFNPFNNMCNSYTLMWTINDFLAYGDLSGWVTKGKMACPCCNDKTDYQSLRNKIGYLGHHRFLPDNHVWRNDGKKFNGRVERRLKPRELSGEEILEQLKVVEGVTLGKNPNTKKRKRSLEERN from the exons ATGGCAAAACAGCACAAAGGTGATAAACCAAAGATTAGATGTCTATgcagaaaatgcagaaatgtGAAGTACTACTCTGTTCATGTTGTTGAGAGTCATCTGCTGTATAAGGGGATGGATAGTACTTATACATATTGGAAATTTCATGGGGAAACTCTGCCTAATGAAAATTCAAATGTTCATTCATGTTGTGATAATGAGCATGAAATTAATGCTAACAATGCAAAAGTAAATGATGACAACATACAAGAAATTTTAGAAGACATCTATTGGGGGACCTTTAATGAAGAAGAATTAAATGGTGGGAGCAATAAGGAggtttcttttagaaaagaagatgaattggaaaattttgatagattatTTAAAGATGCTAAGCGGGCCTTATATCATGGCTGCAAAAAGTATTCAATATTACTTTTTGTTGTAAAATTGCTACACCTGAAGGTACTCAATCGATGGAGTAATAAATCTTTTACCATGCTTCTTCAACTGTTGAATGATTCCTACCCTGATGATAACTTACTTCCGTCCTCTTACTACGATTCAAGAAAGTTATTGGGGAGCATTGGGTTGCGATGTGACCTGGTTCATGCATGCAAGAATGACTGTGTTCTCTTTTGGAAGGAATATGAAGGATTGGATCATTGTCCAAAATGCTTGCAATCTAGATGGAAAATAAATGATGGCAAAGGTaaaaaaattcctcaaaagatTCTTCGCTACTTTCCTTTGAAGCCAAGACTGCAGAGACTGTTTATGTCAAGAAAAATAGCATCTTATATGAGATGGCACAAGGAAAAACGAGTTGAAGAAATAGGGGTCTTAAGTCATCCAGCAGATGGTGAATCATGGAAAGAATTTGATAAGAAATTTCCATGGTTTGCTGAAGATGCTCGAAATGTTCGTCTTGCATTGTCAAGTGATGGTTTCAACCCTTTCAATAATATGTGTAACTCCTATA CACTTATGTGGACTATAAATGACTTTCTGGCTTATGGGGACTTATCTGGTTGGGTGACCAAGGGAAAAATGGCATGCCCTTGCTGCAATGATAAAACGGACTATCAGTCATTGAGAAACAAGATTGGTTACTTGGGCCACCATCGCTTTTTGCCTGATAATCATGTGTGGCGAAATGATGGCAAAAAATTTAATGGCAGGGTAGAGAGAAGGTTGAAACCACGGGAATTGTCAGGTGaagaaattcttgaacaattaAAAGTTGTTGAGGGTGTAACACTTGGAAAAAATCCAAATACTAAGAAAAGGAAGCGCAGTCTTGAAGAAAGAAACTAG